In Candidatus Bipolaricaulota bacterium, the genomic window CTGGACATGCCGGTGGAGGACGCCCTATCCATGATCATTTCGAGTGGATCGGCCCTCCCCACGAGCCTGGAGACGGAACAGCAGGACGATGAAGAGTTGCAGCATCCGTGGTTCAAACCGTTTGCCCACAAACGGCGTAAGGAGTGATTATGGCGATATTCAAGGATAAGAAGTACTTCCGCGTTGACCTCACCCGGGAGCCGGACGAGTCCCTGTGGATGCGCTGCAAGTCGTGCGGGGAGCTCGTGTTCAAGCGGCGGGTGCGGGAGAACAACAACATCTGCCCCAACTGCGGAGCGTACTTCTTCCTCACGGCACGGGAGCGGTTAGAGTCCCTGATCGATGACGGGACGTTCGTCGACATCTCCAAGCCGATCGTTGCCGACGACCCACTCGGGTTCAGCGACACCAAGCCCTATCCGAAGCGGGTCGAGGAGGCACAGGAGAAGACAGGGCTGCCGAGCGCGATCATCCTTGGGAGCGCGACTGTGACCGAGATTCCGGTGGTGATCGGGGTGATGGAGTTTCAGTTCATCGGCGGAAGCATGGGATCGGTGATGGGGGAGCAGATCTGTCACGGGATGGAGGAGGCGATCCGCCGCCGCGTCCCGTTCGTCCTCGTCTCCTCGTCCGGCGGGGCGCGGGTGCAGGAGGGGATATTCTCTCTGATGCAGATGGCAAAGGTGTCGACGGTCCGCACTCGCCTGGCTGAGGAAGGGATCCCGTTCATCTCGATCATGACCTACCCGACGACCGGCGGGGTTCTGGCGTCGATCGCCTCCCTCGGGGATGTGATCATTGCCGAGAAGGGAGCGACGATCGGGTTCGCCGGTAGACGGGTGATCCGGGACACGATCGCCGAGGAGCTTCCGGAGAACTTTCAGACCGACGCGTTCGCCCTTGCCCATGGAGCGATCGATAGGGTAGTACCACGGGAGGAGCTGAAGAACGAGCTCGGCCGGCTCCTCTCGTTGTTCGTGGAGGCAGGATGAGCGACGAACAGACACTCGACCTTCTCGAAGCCAAGATCAAGGAGCTGCGCGAGCTGAACAAGATCGATGGGATCGACCTCTCGGCCGAGATCGCCCGGCTGGAAGAGAAGCTCATCGCTCTGCGCAAGGAGCTCTACAGCAACATGTCCGAGTGGGAGCGGGTGAAGCTCGCCCGCCATCCGGACCGGCCGTACGCCCTCGACTACATCAGGATGATCTTCGAGGACTTCTACGAGCTGCACGGTGACCGTCTCTCCGGGGACGATCCGGCGATCGTCGCCGGGCTCGCCCGCCTCGACGGAACCACAGTCGCGGTCATCGGGCAGCAGAAGGGCCGGTCGATGGAGGAGAACAAGCTGCGCAACTTCGGGATGCCGCGGCCGCAGGGCTATCGCAAGGCGCGGCGGATCATGCGCCTCGCCGAGCGGTTCTCGTTCCCGGTGATCACCCTGATCGACACCCCCGGGGCCTACCCCGGCCTTGCCGCCGAGGAGAACAACGTCGGGGAGGCGATCGCGGTGAACCTGGAGACGATGGCGCAGTTGCGCACCCCGATCATCAGCGCGGTGATCGGGGAAGGGGGCTCGGGGGGAGCGATCGCAATCGGGCTCGCCGACCGGATCCTGATGCTGGAGAACGCGATCTACTCGGTGATCAGCCCCGAGGGCGCGGCGGCGATCCTGTGGAAGGACAAGGAGCGGGTGCGGGAGGCGGCAGCCGCGTTAAACCTGACCGCCCCGCGCCTGCACGAGCTCGGGGTGATCGACGAGGTCGTACCCGAACCCCTCGGCGGAGCGCACAAGGATCCGGCCAAGACCGCTGCTGCCCTCAAGGACGCATTCCTCCGCCATCTGGGCGAACTCGTGGAGCTATCGCCCGACGCGCTTCTGAAGTCGCGCTACGACCGCTATCGCGGGATCGGACGCTACCGCACCCTCACCGACCGCTGAGGAGCCGCTTTGCCACCGCAGCGACGTGCTCTGGGGTGATCCCGAACTTCTCCATTACGACCGGGCCCGGGGCGCTCGCTCCGAACCGGTCGACCCCGACGACCGCACCCGCCGTCCCCACGTACCGGGTCCAGCCGAGGGTGGCTCCGGCCTCGACCGCCACGCGGGCCGTGACCTGGGGCGGGAGGACGGAATCGCGGTAGTCCGGTGGCTGACGCTCGAACAGCTCGAAGCTCGGGAGGGATACGACGCGGACGCCGATCCCCTCTCCGGCCAGCTTCCTCCCTGCAGCGAGGGCGACGTGGACCTCGGAGCCGGTCCCGATCAGGATCACCTGCGGATCACCCGACCCCCACAGCACGTATCCCCCCTTCTTCAGCCCCTCTGCCGGGGCGAGGTCACTCCGATCGAGGGTGGGGACGCGCTGGCGCGTGAACACGAGGACTGTCGGGCCGGACGAATCCGCGATCGCCACCTCCCAGGCGACCCGCACCTCGTTCGCGTCCGCCGGGCGGATCACGGTCAGGTTCGGGATCAACCGCAGGCTCATCACCTGCTCCACCGGCTGGTGGGTCGGGCCGTCCTCCCCCACCCCGATCGAATCGTGGGTGAACACAAAGACCGTGCGCAGCTTGCTCATCGCCGCGATCCGGATCGGAGGGCGCATGTAGTCGGAGAAGACGGTGAACGTAGCGGTGTAGGGGATGAACCCGCCGTGATAGGCAAGGCCGTTGGCGATCGCCCCCATCGCGTGCTCCCGCACTCCGAAGTGGATGTTCCGCCCGGAGTAGCCCCACTCTCCCCCGACCGCGCCCTGGACGTCCGCGTGCGGCGCGTCCGGCGGCTCGAAGTCCCCTTCTCCCTTCAGCCAGGTGTAGGTAGACGGGTTGAGATCGGCCGAACCGCCGACGAGCTCGGGGACACTCACCGCGAGCGCCTGCAGGACCGCCTCCGACGCCTTGCGGGTGGCGAGCCCCTTCGGGTCCGAGGAGAACTCGGGTAGGTTCCTCTCCCAGTTCTCCGGGAGGTCCCCCTGCATCCGGCGGGTGAACTCGGCCGCGAGGGAGGGATACGCCTGTCGGTATCGTTCGAGGTTAGTCTCCCACTCGACCCGCAGCTCCTTCCCCCGCTCCTTGAGCGAGGAGAAATGCTCCCGCGCCTCGTCCGGTATGTGGAACATCGGCTCGGTCGGCCAGCCGAGCGCCTCCTTGGTGGCGCGCAGCTCATCCTCCCCGAGCGGGGCCCCGTGCACCTTGTATGTCCCCTGCTTGTGCGGTGCCCCGTACCCGATCACGGTCCGTACCCGAATCAGGGACGGGCGGTTCGTCTCCGCCTTCGCCGCTGTGATCGCGGCGTCGATCGCGTCGAGATCGTTCCCGTCGGCCACATACTGGGTGTGCCAGCCGTATGCCCGGAACCGGGCCTCGACGTCCTCGGAGAAGTCGAGATCGGTCGCCCCGGCCAGCGTCACCCGGTTTGAATCATAAAGGACGATCAGCTTCCCCAGCCGCAGGTGCCCGGCGAGGGAGCACGCCTCGCTCGCCACTCCCTCCATCAGGTCGCCATCCGAGGCGAGGACGTAGGTGTAGTGGTCGACGATCTCGTGTCCGGGCCGGTTGTAGCGGGCTGCGAGGTGCGCCTCTCCGATCGCC contains:
- a CDS encoding acetyl-CoA carboxylase carboxyltransferase subunit alpha, with product MSDEQTLDLLEAKIKELRELNKIDGIDLSAEIARLEEKLIALRKELYSNMSEWERVKLARHPDRPYALDYIRMIFEDFYELHGDRLSGDDPAIVAGLARLDGTTVAVIGQQKGRSMEENKLRNFGMPRPQGYRKARRIMRLAERFSFPVITLIDTPGAYPGLAAEENNVGEAIAVNLETMAQLRTPIISAVIGEGGSGGAIAIGLADRILMLENAIYSVISPEGAAAILWKDKERVREAAAALNLTAPRLHELGVIDEVVPEPLGGAHKDPAKTAAALKDAFLRHLGELVELSPDALLKSRYDRYRGIGRYRTLTDR
- the tkt gene encoding transketolase, coding for MCHGPTGSNWPDWDRFVLSGGHASALLYSLLHLFGYDLPLEELKAFRQWGSRTPGHPEFGLTPGVEATTGPLGQGISNAVGMAIGEAHLAARYNRPGHEIVDHYTYVLASDGDLMEGVASEACSLAGHLRLGKLIVLYDSNRVTLAGATDLDFSEDVEARFRAYGWHTQYVADGNDLDAIDAAITAAKAETNRPSLIRVRTVIGYGAPHKQGTYKVHGAPLGEDELRATKEALGWPTEPMFHIPDEAREHFSSLKERGKELRVEWETNLERYRQAYPSLAAEFTRRMQGDLPENWERNLPEFSSDPKGLATRKASEAVLQALAVSVPELVGGSADLNPSTYTWLKGEGDFEPPDAPHADVQGAVGGEWGYSGRNIHFGVREHAMGAIANGLAYHGGFIPYTATFTVFSDYMRPPIRIAAMSKLRTVFVFTHDSIGVGEDGPTHQPVEQVMSLRLIPNLTVIRPADANEVRVAWEVAIADSSGPTVLVFTRQRVPTLDRSDLAPAEGLKKGGYVLWGSGDPQVILIGTGSEVHVALAAGRKLAGEGIGVRVVSLPSFELFERQPPDYRDSVLPPQVTARVAVEAGATLGWTRYVGTAGAVVGVDRFGASAPGPVVMEKFGITPEHVAAVAKRLLSGR
- the accD gene encoding acetyl-CoA carboxylase, carboxyltransferase subunit beta — its product is MFKDKKYFRVDLTREPDESLWMRCKSCGELVFKRRVRENNNICPNCGAYFFLTARERLESLIDDGTFVDISKPIVADDPLGFSDTKPYPKRVEEAQEKTGLPSAIILGSATVTEIPVVIGVMEFQFIGGSMGSVMGEQICHGMEEAIRRRVPFVLVSSSGGARVQEGIFSLMQMAKVSTVRTRLAEEGIPFISIMTYPTTGGVLASIASLGDVIIAEKGATIGFAGRRVIRDTIAEELPENFQTDAFALAHGAIDRVVPREELKNELGRLLSLFVEAG